One part of the Rutidosis leptorrhynchoides isolate AG116_Rl617_1_P2 chromosome 1, CSIRO_AGI_Rlap_v1, whole genome shotgun sequence genome encodes these proteins:
- the LOC139874829 gene encoding germin-like protein 9-3: MRSNFKFFLLFSILSYANLQISMAGDPDILTDFVTPPIGSIDGNFFTFTGMRAPVNATFPITFKVTKASMAEFPALNGQSVSYAVLQFPNGTVNPPHTHPRASELLFVLMGSLQVGFVDTTNKLFTQTLQQGDVFVFPKGLVHFQYNCGTNTQALALSAFGSANAGTVSVPNSVFNTTIDDQILALSFKTDVATIQKIKSGLSG, translated from the coding sequence ATGAGATCAAACTTTAAATTTTTCTTGCTATTTTCAATACTTTCATATGCAAATCTGCAGATATCAATGGCTGGTGATCCAGATATTTTGACCGATTTCGTTACTCCACCAATTGGCTCGATAGACggaaacttcttcacgtttaccgGGATGCGGGCCCCTGTCAACGCAACGTTCCCAATAACGTTCAAGGTCACAAAAGCATCCATGGCTGAATTTCCAGCTCTTAACGGTCAGAGTGTCTCTTACGCAGTACTACAGTTCCCTAACGGGACCGTTAACCCACCACACACTCATCCACGAGCTTCGGAACTATTGTTCGTTCTCATGGGTTCGTTACAAGTTGGTTTTGTGGACACTACTAATAAACTTTTTACACAAACATTGCAACAAGGTGATGTTTTTGTGTTCCCTAAAGGACTTGTTCATTTTCAGTATAATTGCGGTACAAATACTCAAGCGTTGGCACTTTCGGCTTTTGGTAGTGCGAATGCAGGAACTGTTTCTGTTCCGAATTCTGTTTTTAATACGACTATTGATGATCAGATATTGGCGTTGTCCTTTAAAACTGATGTTGCTACTATTCAGAAGATCAAATCTGGACTATCGGGATGA